The following proteins come from a genomic window of Pirellula staleyi DSM 6068:
- a CDS encoding alpha-amylase family glycosyl hydrolase — MHPRYPLLYQVNTRVWLTSLSRTLGRRATLDDIPDAALDEFVSQGFDWIWMLSVWQTGLAGQQVSRTNPQWRHEFEETLPDLCDDDIPGSGFAITAYHVHHDLGGDEALARLRARLAARGLKLMLDFVPNHTGIDHHWVSEHPEFYIDATEADLESAPQNYLRLTTASGDRILAYGRDPYFSGWPDTLQLDYSKPATQAAMTEELLRISRQCDGVRCDMAMLVLPEIFERTWGHRAPLFWPHTTELVRSQTPNFCFMAEVYWDLEWELQQQGFDYTYDKRLYDRLRDHHQLAVRLHLLADLDFQDKLARFLENHDEPRVAATFPLEMHRAAAAITFFSPGLRFLHQGQLEGKQKRISPHLGRGPKEATNPAIQEFYRKILELLKLAPLREGNWQLLESSLAWEGNPTHESMVVFGWELDQQLMVIAVNYADHASQCHARLPWNSLAHRSWKLADQMNGEVYDWQGDDLLNRGLYLDQQPWQVSVFLLSAS; from the coding sequence ATGCACCCCCGCTATCCATTGCTGTATCAAGTGAACACGCGTGTTTGGCTCACGAGTCTTTCTCGCACGCTCGGTCGCCGCGCCACGCTCGACGATATTCCCGACGCTGCACTCGATGAGTTTGTCTCGCAAGGCTTCGACTGGATTTGGATGCTGAGCGTGTGGCAAACCGGACTCGCTGGGCAGCAAGTTTCGCGCACGAATCCTCAGTGGCGGCACGAGTTCGAAGAGACACTTCCCGACCTGTGCGACGACGATATTCCCGGCTCTGGTTTTGCGATCACCGCCTATCATGTGCACCATGATTTAGGAGGCGATGAAGCCCTCGCACGTCTCCGCGCACGACTCGCCGCGCGGGGCCTCAAGCTGATGCTCGACTTTGTTCCGAACCATACCGGCATCGACCATCACTGGGTGAGTGAGCATCCCGAGTTTTATATCGATGCAACGGAGGCTGATCTCGAGAGTGCGCCACAGAACTACCTTCGACTGACCACCGCCAGCGGCGATCGCATCCTGGCTTATGGCCGCGATCCCTACTTTTCTGGCTGGCCCGATACACTTCAGCTCGACTATTCCAAACCCGCAACGCAAGCAGCAATGACCGAGGAATTGCTACGCATATCACGGCAGTGCGATGGTGTGCGCTGCGACATGGCGATGCTGGTGCTACCTGAAATTTTTGAACGGACGTGGGGACATCGCGCGCCACTCTTCTGGCCTCACACGACCGAGCTCGTCCGTTCGCAGACTCCCAACTTCTGCTTCATGGCCGAAGTCTACTGGGATCTCGAATGGGAACTTCAACAGCAGGGCTTCGACTACACCTACGACAAACGTCTCTATGATCGACTTCGCGATCATCACCAGCTGGCTGTGCGGCTGCATCTCCTGGCTGACCTCGATTTTCAAGACAAGCTGGCCCGCTTCCTCGAAAATCACGATGAACCTCGCGTCGCTGCGACGTTTCCTCTCGAGATGCATCGCGCCGCCGCTGCCATCACGTTCTTTTCCCCTGGACTTCGCTTCCTCCATCAAGGACAGCTCGAGGGAAAACAGAAACGCATCTCTCCCCACTTGGGTCGCGGCCCCAAAGAAGCAACGAATCCAGCGATTCAGGAGTTTTACCGTAAGATACTGGAGCTACTAAAGCTCGCACCACTACGAGAAGGCAACTGGCAGCTGCTCGAAAGCTCACTGGCCTGGGAAGGAAATCCGACGCACGAGAGCATGGTGGTTTTTGGTTGGGAGCTTGATCAGCAGCTCATGGTCATAGCAGTAAACTACGCCGATCACGCCAGCCAATGTCACGCACGATTGCCCTGGAACAGCCTCGCCCACCGATCCTGGAAACTTGCCGATCAGATGAATGGCGAGGTCTACGATTGGCAAGGCGACGACTTGCTCAATCGCGGTCTCTACCTCGATCAACAACCCTGGCAAGTCTCCGTCTTCCTCCTCAGCGCCAGCTAA